One genomic region from Tripterygium wilfordii isolate XIE 37 chromosome 20, ASM1340144v1, whole genome shotgun sequence encodes:
- the LOC119986805 gene encoding blue copper protein-like, whose translation MASSQLFIAISTVALIFLPSVLATDFFVGDGNGWRINFDYQAWAAGKEFRVGDKLVFKYPEGAHNVHKVDVAGFQNCAAPAGSQALVSGNDVITLSSPGKKWYICGVGKHCEVGNQKLVITVLPQVGTPASSPSPSPAPASAAAAGRTITSASLKFYGWMLSILGIFFFITIPMASSHFFFIVIVIVAITVPSVLATEFIVGDDSGWTNNFDYQAWADGKQFRVGDKLVFKYSEGAHTVHRVNGTGFQDCSVPASPEALTTGNDVITLSSPGRKWYICGVGRHCEVGKQKLAITVLPVEGAPASSPTPTSDADASLKFHVWMVPMVAALIGMLFS comes from the exons ATGGCCTCTTCCCAATTGTTTATCGCTATTTCCACCGTCGCATTAATCTTTCTTCCATCGGTTTTGGCTACGGATTTTTTCGTCGGAGACGGTAATGGATGGAGGATTAACTTCGATTACCAGGCTTGGGCTGCAGGAAAGGAGTTTCGGGTTGGAGACAAACTgg TATTCAAGTATCCAGAAGGAGCGCATAATGTCCACAAGGTTGATGTTGCTGGGTTCCAGAACTGCGCTGCGCCGGCTGGCAGCCAAGCTCTGGTTAGCGGCAACGATGTGATTACATTGAGTAGCCCTGGAAAGAAATGGTACATTTGTGGTGTGGGGAAGCATTGTGAGGTGGGGAACCAAAAGCTGGTCATAACAGTTTTACCTCAAGTGGGAACCCCAgcatcttctccttctcctagCCCAGCCCCtgcatcagcagcagcagcaggcaGGACTATTACTTCTGCTTCATTGAAATTCTATGGGTGGATGTTGTCCATTTTAGGGATCTTCTTTTTC ATAACAATTCCAATGGCGTCTtcccatttcttcttcatcgtCATTGTCATTGTTGCCATCACTGTTCCATCAGTTTTGGCAACCGAGTTTATCGTTGGGGACGACAGTGGCTGGACAAATAACTTCGATTACCAAGCCTGGGCTGACGGGAAGCAGTTTCGTGTTGGTGACAAACTTG TTTTCAAGTATTCAGAAGGAGCGCACACTGTTCATAGGGTTAACGGAACCGGGTTCCAGGATTGCAGTGTACCGGCTAGCCCTGAAGCCCTAACTACCGGTAACGATGTGATCACATTGAGTAGCCCTGGAAGGAAATGGTACATTTGTGGCGTGGGCAGGCATTGTGAGGTAGGAAAGCAAAAGCTGGCCATCACTGTGTTGCCAGTGGAGGGAGCCCCAGCATCTTCTCCAACCCCCACTTCAGATGCAGATGCTTCATTGAAATTCCATGTGTGGATGGTGCCCATGGTTGCTGCTCTTATTGGGATGTTGTTTTCTTAA